One region of Selenihalanaerobacter shriftii genomic DNA includes:
- the grpE gene encoding nucleotide exchange factor GrpE, producing MAISKEKNDLEKEALEREQEEKDQEKINDDEDNKIEVEITEENFIELQEELERSELEKQKYIDRLQRSQAEFSNYKKRVRREKERLKSNATKELVNELLPVLDNFERALSSSKDNQDLTGFLEGVEMVSRQLTKVLKEEGLKVIPTVGDEFDPKIHEAVMQVESDEYESGIITEELQKGYIFNDQVLRASMVKVAK from the coding sequence ATGGCTATTAGTAAAGAAAAAAATGATTTAGAGAAAGAAGCATTAGAAAGAGAACAAGAAGAAAAAGATCAAGAAAAAATTAATGATGATGAGGATAATAAAATAGAAGTTGAAATTACTGAAGAAAACTTTATTGAATTACAAGAAGAATTAGAAAGGAGTGAATTAGAAAAACAGAAATACATAGATAGACTTCAGAGATCACAGGCTGAATTTTCAAATTACAAAAAGAGAGTTAGAAGAGAAAAAGAAAGACTTAAATCAAATGCAACTAAAGAATTAGTCAACGAGTTATTGCCGGTTTTAGATAACTTCGAAAGAGCCCTTTCTTCTTCTAAGGATAATCAGGACTTAACTGGATTTTTAGAAGGAGTAGAGATGGTGTCTAGACAGTTAACTAAGGTTTTAAAAGAAGAAGGATTAAAGGTTATTCCAACAGTCGGTGATGAATTCGATCCTAAAATTCACGAAGCGGTAATGCAGGTAGAAAGTGATGAATATGAATCAGGAATTATCACTGAGGAATTACAAAAAGGTTATATATTCAACGATCAAGTCTTAAGAGCATCGATGGTAAAAGTAGCTAAATAA